AAGGCGGGACAAATATTGGCCAGGAAATATGTTCTTCAAATTACAAATGTGCCTTATTTGGGAAAAGGGAAAATGGATGATTGCTTATATAATTTTTCAGTAAAATATTATTTCGAGGCAAAATCTGATTTAGCTACTGTATTTTTAGACAAGCAGCTTAAGATGGCTATATTGGGAGGGACTGTTTGTTCAGTATTGCCACAAAGTTGGCTACTTATTACATCGTATAAAAAATTCAGGGAAAGGCTATTAAATACTAAAATATGGAATCTTGTTGGAACATTAGGTTCTGGAGCTTTCAGCCAAATTTCTGGTGAAGTTGTAAAAGCGATTGTTGTAGCTATTTCCAATATTATTCCAGATCATAATCATCAGCTTTCAAGTATAGACGTTTCGGAAGCATCTTCGGTTGAATTGAAAGATAGCCTTCTCAAATCTAATGAGCTAGTAAAATTAAACCAATTAGGGCAGTTGAAGAACCCAGATTCACGAGTAACTCTTCAAATATCAGAAAATAGAGGTAAACTCCTTAGCGAATATGCAACATCAAACATTGGTATTCAGACAGGGGATAATGATCAATTTATAAGATGCTTTTGGGAAGTACCATTAGTTGGGAAAAATTACGAATATTTTCAACGGACTTCCAGTAAGCCATCCTTTTATGAAGGCTTGGAGCAAATAATATTTTGGGAAAATGGTAAAGGAAAGTTAGTTAAGCAAACCGGATTTAGAGATAGATTGTCAAAAGACATCCAAGAGAAATTAGAAAAAGTGCATTTAGGATTTGTCGTTCATAGAATGGGCAATCTTCCTTGTTCAATTGCAGTTGCAAAATTGTACGATCAAAATGGCGCCATTATAATTCCTAAGAGTAATGATTATTTAAAGCAAATTTGGAGTTTTTTGGAGTCTGCGGAATTTATTAGGGATGTGAGAGTATTAGATAAAAAAATGGGTGTAAATCCTTCGACTTTAATAAAAATTCCTTTTGATATTGAGCATTGGCAAAAAGTTGCTGATGTAAAATATCCAAATGGTTTGCCTAAACCTTACAGTGATGGTGCAACCCAATGGTTATTTCATGGGCATCCAGCAAAAGCTGAAAGTCCTTTACAAGCTGCTTCTATTCGTTTGTTGGGATATCGCTGGCCTGCAGAAAATGATTCAGAAATGGAATTGGCTGTTGACGCTAAAGAATTAATTAAACAAATAAAGGGTTTTAATAGCTTAATAGATGAAGACGGTATACTTTGTATTCCTTCAGTGAATGGTGAACTAGGCGCTTCTGAAAGATTACGGACTTATTTACAGGCTGTTTTTGGTAGCGAATGGGGCAATAATACTATTAGCCAGTTGCTACGAAAAGAAGGAGCAAAAGAATCCAATTTAGAAGATTGGCTGCGCGTTTCTTTTTTTGAACAGCATTGTAAACTATTTCAAAACCGCCCTTTTATTTGGCATATCTGGGATGGCCGTAAGGATGGTTTCTCCGCCCTCGTTAATTACCACAAACTAAATAAGGAAAATCTCCAACGCCTCATATTCACATACCTGGGCGATTGGATTCGCCAATGTGAAGCAAAAAAGAAATCCGGGGAAAGCGGTGCCGAAGGTTTGCTCAGTGCTGCTCTTAAACTTAAAGAAAAACTAGAAGCCATCCTGGAGGGCGAAGCCCCTTATGACATATTTGTTCGGTGGAAGCCGTTAGAACGGCAGCCTATCGGATGGGAGCCGGATTTAGATGATGGTGTTCGATTAAATATCCGTCCATTTATTACTGCCGATGTATTGCGCAAAAAGCCCAACATAAAGTGGGGTATTGATAGAGGTAAAAATCCACCAAGTTCTTATTGGGGTGAAGTCAGGGATAATAACAAACATTTGAGTTTGGAAGAAAAAAGGAAGGTAAGGTAATAACTAACTGACGATGAACCAAACTAACATAAAAGCATTTGTTGAACAATACTCGACTTTTAAAACATCCGAGGCATATAAACAACGGATGGCACAAAAGACGATAGTGCCGGTGTTTCGTGCCATTATTTGGGAGGTTTTGAAAAATGAAATGCTCACAAATCAGCATCTAACTGATCTTATTCAAATTTTTAAGTTCAACTGTAGTAATGAAAACTTTGATAATAAGCTTGGTGCCTTAATAGCTGATGAATCTGTAAGAAAAAAGCTAAGTGAACAAGCTTATAAAATTGGAGAATCAGGCTATACAAATGCTGGAAAGACTGGAATTTCAGGTCTTTCGTCCAAGCAATTGCTTGTTATTAGGCAGTTCTTATTGGACGCCTACAAGATTAAATCTAAGCAGGACGCAATTGATTTGTGTAATGCGTTTGATAATAAAAACATACCACAAGTTAAAAAAGGAATTTATTCTCCCTGGTTGTACTACATCAATCCGGAAATGTTTCCAATTGTTAACAACAGTCATCAAAACTTTAAAAAATGGCTGGGGCTTTCGAATTATTATCCTACATCAATTCAGGAATACCATGAAATAAATAGTTTAATTCAAGAAACTGATTTTGGCGGTTTGGATTATTTCGCTCATCACCTAAGTAAAGATGGAAAGCTAAATCTTAGAAGGGTACATTATTTGAATGGGAGCAGACTTTATAAAATTTCCCATGGAGTATTTGTAAAGCGTACTGATTTTGTTAAGTCAGGGATTATAAAAGTTCTTGAACAAAATAACTGGATATCATTAAGCAGATACACAGGTAAAGGAGCTGGAGAGGCCTTTGAGCATGATCTAAAGATTGGTGATTTTGTTTACCTGTGTTATGGTGGGGATAAA
This window of the Chitinophaga sancti genome carries:
- a CDS encoding Eco57I restriction-modification methylase domain-containing protein, which produces MPVLTIQQRNTLESAVKQARKIAEAGARNALHGLAVNNPEPFAHMNPEQRILRNRLRNKARLLGDELPSTGNQQIDHLSYELAYENWHKMLFAKFLEANWLLLHTSGVAVTMDECEELAKEENLTDKWEAAATYASTMLPVIFRPEDPLMQTHFASNDRIKLEEVLDGLDNYIFTADDALGWVYQFWQSEAKKAINDSHEKIDGEKLPAVTQLFTEPYMVHFLIDNTIGAWWVSRHPNETPPVKFEYLRLFEDGTPAAGTFQGWPNSTKEITSLDPCMGSGHFIASLFPVFALLRMYEEGLNKEDATDKVIAENLHGLELDARCTQIAAFNLALTAWKFIGYYKPLPEMNIACSGLAPKGKREDWVKLVGKVVDPLLKARMENGMKVLYDHFQLAPELGSLLDPSTIKADMYTASFKELQPALLKALEFEADKDQIERGVMAAGIAKAGQILARKYVLQITNVPYLGKGKMDDCLYNFSVKYYFEAKSDLATVFLDKQLKMAILGGTVCSVLPQSWLLITSYKKFRERLLNTKIWNLVGTLGSGAFSQISGEVVKAIVVAISNIIPDHNHQLSSIDVSEASSVELKDSLLKSNELVKLNQLGQLKNPDSRVTLQISENRGKLLSEYATSNIGIQTGDNDQFIRCFWEVPLVGKNYEYFQRTSSKPSFYEGLEQIIFWENGKGKLVKQTGFRDRLSKDIQEKLEKVHLGFVVHRMGNLPCSIAVAKLYDQNGAIIIPKSNDYLKQIWSFLESAEFIRDVRVLDKKMGVNPSTLIKIPFDIEHWQKVADVKYPNGLPKPYSDGATQWLFHGHPAKAESPLQAASIRLLGYRWPAENDSEMELAVDAKELIKQIKGFNSLIDEDGILCIPSVNGELGASERLRTYLQAVFGSEWGNNTISQLLRKEGAKESNLEDWLRVSFFEQHCKLFQNRPFIWHIWDGRKDGFSALVNYHKLNKENLQRLIFTYLGDWIRQCEAKKKSGESGAEGLLSAALKLKEKLEAILEGEAPYDIFVRWKPLERQPIGWEPDLDDGVRLNIRPFITADVLRKKPNIKWGIDRGKNPPSSYWGEVRDNNKHLSLEEKRKVR